In one window of Calypte anna isolate BGI_N300 chromosome 1, bCalAnn1_v1.p, whole genome shotgun sequence DNA:
- the CRY1 gene encoding cryptochrome-1: protein MGVNAVHWFRKGLRLHDNPALRECIQGADTVRCVYILDPWFAGSSNVGINRWRFLLQCLEDLDANLRKLNSRLFVIRGQPADVFPRLFKEWNIAKLSIEYDSEPFGKERDAAIKKLATEAGVEVIVRISHTLYDLDKIIELNGGQPPLTYKRFQTLISRMEPLEMPVETITPEVMEKCTTPVSDDHDEKYGVPSLEELGFDTDGLPSAVWPGGETEALTRLERHLERKAWVANFERPRMNANSLLASPTGLSPYLRFGCLSCRLFYFKLTDLYKKVKKNSSPPLSLYGQLLWREFFYTAATNNPRFDKMEGNPICVQIPWDKNPEALAKWAEGRTGFPWIDAIMTQLRQEGWIHHLARHAVACFLTRGDLWISWEEGMKVFEELLLDADWSVNAGSWMWLSCSSFFQQFFHCYCPVGFGRRTDPNGDYIRRYLPVLRGFPAKYIYDPWNAPESVQKAAKCIIGVNYPKPMVNHAEASRLNIERMKQIYQQLSRYRGLGLLATVPSNPNGNGNGGLMGYSPGESVSGCGSTGGAQLGTGDGHTVVQPCALGDSHTGASGIQQQGYCQASSILHYAHGDNQQSHLLQAGRTTLGTGISAGKRPNPEEETRGVGPKVQRQSTS from the exons GTTCCTGCTTCAATGTCTTGAGGATCTTGATGCCAATCTACGGAAACTTAATTCACGTTTGTTTGTTATTCGTGGGCAGCCAGCAGATGTTTTCCCCAGACTTTTCAAG GAATGGAATATTGCAAAACTTTCTATTGAATATGATTCTGAACCatttgggaaggaaagagatgCAGCAATTAAGAAGCTGGCTACTGAAGCTGGAGTGGAGGTCATTGTTCGGATTTCCCATACGTTATATGACCTAGACAA aataatagaattaaATGGAGGGCAGCCTCCTCTTACTTACAAGCGATTCCAGACCCTAATTAGTAGAATGGAACCACTGGAAATGCCAGTGGAGACTATAACCCCAGAAGTAATGGAAAAATGTACCACTCCAGTTTCTGATGACCACGATGAGAAATACGGTGTCCCATCACTTGAAGAGCTGG gttttgacACAGATGGTCTGCCTTCTGCAGTATGGCCAGGGGGAGAGACAGAAGCTCTCACACGATTGGAAAGACATTTAGAACGAAAG gcTTGGGTAGCAAACTTTGAAAGACCACGAATGAATGCAAATTCCCTCCTGGCAAGCCCTACGGGCCTCAGTCCCTACCTGCGCTTTGGCTGTTTGTCCTGTCGTCTCTTTTATTTCAAGTTAACGGATCTGTACAAAAAG GTAAAAAAGAACagctcccctcccctctctctctaTGGCCAGCTGTTATGGCGTGAATTTTTCTACACAGCAGCGACTAACAATCCACGGTTTGATAAAATGGAGGGGAATCCTATCTGTGTTCAAATCCCGTGGGATAAAAATCCTGAGGCTTTGGCCAAATGGGCAGAAGGCAGGACAGGTTTTCCTTGGATTGATGCAATTATGACACAGCTTCGTCAAGAAGGTTGGATTCACCATTTAGCCCGGCATGCTGTAGCATGCTTTTTGACTCGAGGTGACCTCTGGATTAGCTGGGAAGAAGGAATGAAG GTCTTTGAAGAGCTCTTACTTGATGCAGATTGGAGTGTGAATGCTGGAAGCTGGATGTGGCTATCTTGTAGTTCCTTCTTTCAGCAGTTTTTTCACTGCTACTGTCCAGTGGGTTTTGGCAGAAGAACTGACCCAAATGGGGATTATATCAG acgTTATTTGCCAGTACTTAGAGGTTTCCCTGCAAAATACATCTATGATCCTTGGAATGCCCCAGAAAGTGTCCAGAAGGCTGCAAAATGTATTATAGGGGTTAATTATCCCAAACCAATGGTAAATCATGCAGAGGCAAGCCGTCTGAATATTGAGAGGATGAAACAGATCTACCAGCAGCTTTCACGATACAGAGGACTGG GTCTTCTTGCAACAGTGCCTTCGAATccaaatggaaatggaaatggtgGCCTAATGGGCTATTCACCAGGAGAAAGTGTTTCTGGTTGTGGCAGTACAGGAG GAGCTCAGCTGGGAACTGGTGATGGTCACACAGTTGTTCAGCCGTGTGCCCTGGGAGACTCTCATACAGGAGCAAGTGGAATTCAGCAGCAAG GTTACTGTCAAGCAAGTAGTATCTTGCACTATGCTCATGGAGACAATCAGCAGTCCCACTTATTGCAAGCAG GAAGAACAACCCTTGGTACTGGCATTAGTGCAGGCAAACGCCCAAATCCAGAAGAAGAAACTCGGGGTGTTGGACCGAAAGTCCAGAGACAGAGCACGAGTTAA